In Sphingomonas sp. PAMC26645, one DNA window encodes the following:
- the phaC gene encoding class I poly(R)-hydroxyalkanoic acid synthase: protein MADTPPDASTPTLPDLQHWTWVMGRAQQMMMEQGLAAMQAKPEGIPAIPGFTDPATLERARDFWAESLTLWQRFLNPAKAPEPAPVTDKRFKAPQWREPVFDLIRQSYQLIGDHMLRGVEAVDGLDPKQKKQLRFATKGFVDAMSPTNFALTNPQVIEKTIETRGENLLKGLQNMMADLARGQVTHTPDGAFELGRNLAMTPGKVVKRTPLYELIQYTPTTDTVLATPLVIFPPWINRFYILDLTPEKSFIRWAVEQGITVFMVSWKSADSSMKDVVWDDYVGAQVEAIDTVRAALDVPAVHTIGYCVAGTTLAATLALLAARDEATKVASATFFTAQVDFAQAGELQHFIDDEQLKMVASLSPEGFLDGRYMATTFNLLRGRDLIWNYVTQNYLLGQDYVPFDLLHWNGDTTNLPAKWHLSYLTDLYRDNLLVTGTMAVDGTPIHLTKVSTPSYVQAGREDHIAPAESVWKLTQLFAGPLKFVLAGSGHIAGVVNPPAAGKYQYWTNPGAHTTLEDFVAGATETKGSWWPDWVEWLRALGADTVAADGARLPGEGALKALGEAPGEYVKSL, encoded by the coding sequence ATGGCCGATACTCCTCCCGACGCCTCCACTCCGACCCTGCCCGATCTCCAGCATTGGACGTGGGTGATGGGGCGTGCGCAGCAGATGATGATGGAGCAGGGGCTGGCCGCTATGCAGGCCAAGCCCGAGGGAATCCCGGCGATCCCCGGCTTTACCGACCCCGCCACGCTGGAGCGCGCGCGCGATTTCTGGGCCGAAAGCCTGACGCTGTGGCAGCGGTTTCTCAATCCCGCCAAGGCGCCCGAACCCGCGCCGGTGACCGACAAGCGCTTCAAGGCGCCGCAATGGCGCGAGCCGGTGTTCGACCTGATCCGGCAGAGTTATCAGCTGATCGGCGACCACATGCTGCGCGGCGTCGAGGCGGTGGACGGGCTCGACCCCAAGCAGAAGAAGCAGCTGCGGTTCGCGACCAAGGGGTTCGTCGATGCGATGAGCCCGACCAATTTCGCGCTGACCAACCCGCAGGTGATCGAGAAGACGATCGAGACGCGCGGCGAGAATCTGCTGAAGGGCTTGCAGAACATGATGGCGGATCTTGCTCGCGGGCAGGTGACGCATACGCCGGACGGCGCGTTCGAACTTGGGCGCAACCTGGCGATGACGCCGGGCAAGGTGGTGAAACGCACGCCGCTGTACGAACTGATCCAGTACACTCCGACCACCGACACGGTGCTGGCTACGCCGCTCGTGATCTTCCCGCCCTGGATCAACCGGTTCTACATCCTCGACCTGACGCCCGAGAAGAGCTTCATCCGCTGGGCGGTCGAGCAGGGCATCACCGTGTTCATGGTGTCGTGGAAATCCGCCGATTCGAGCATGAAGGACGTGGTCTGGGACGATTATGTCGGTGCGCAGGTCGAGGCGATCGACACGGTGCGCGCCGCGCTCGACGTGCCGGCGGTGCATACGATCGGGTACTGCGTGGCGGGGACGACACTGGCCGCGACGCTGGCGCTGCTGGCGGCGCGTGACGAGGCGACGAAGGTGGCTAGCGCGACGTTCTTCACCGCGCAGGTCGATTTCGCGCAGGCGGGCGAGTTGCAGCATTTCATCGACGACGAGCAGCTGAAGATGGTCGCGTCGTTGTCGCCCGAGGGGTTCCTCGACGGGCGGTACATGGCGACGACGTTCAACCTTTTGCGCGGGCGTGACCTGATCTGGAACTACGTCACGCAGAATTACCTGCTGGGGCAGGATTACGTGCCGTTCGACCTGCTTCACTGGAACGGCGACACGACCAACCTGCCGGCGAAATGGCATCTAAGCTATCTGACCGACCTCTACCGCGACAATCTGCTGGTGACAGGCACGATGGCCGTGGACGGTACGCCGATCCATCTCACCAAGGTCTCGACGCCGAGCTATGTCCAGGCGGGGCGCGAAGATCATATCGCGCCGGCCGAAAGTGTCTGGAAACTCACGCAATTGTTCGCCGGGCCGCTGAAGTTCGTGCTCGCGGGCTCGGGACATATCGCGGGCGTGGTCAATCCGCCGGCGGCGGGGAAGTATCAATATTGGACCAATCCTGGCGCGCACACGACGCTTGAGGACTTCGTTGCCGGTGCGACCGAGACGAAGGGTAGCTGGTGGCCGGACTGGGTCGAGTGGTTGCGCGCGCTGGGTGCCGATACGGTGGCCGCGGACGGTGCACGGCTGCCGGGCGAGGGGGCTCTGAAGGCGCTCGGCGAGGCGCCCGGCGAGTATGTGAAGAGCCTATAG
- a CDS encoding phasin family protein, translating into MKRTAKAGSKPVAIAKASARTVAKPAKPAFEPIAKTPAPQPLAAAFVSPHTDIPAPIQAAAPLGIPASETKDATMDTIQSITEKTKALFSGANTAEFNEQAKGAMEKSAKMAEDFVAFGKGNIEALVESSKIAAKNVEALGQEAADYAKTSFESATEAAKTLAAAKSPTEFMKLQGDYARTAFDTMIAEGSRSTERMLKMFGEFAQPISNRVAVATDKMKISA; encoded by the coding sequence GTGAAACGGACGGCCAAGGCCGGTTCGAAGCCTGTCGCCATCGCGAAGGCCTCCGCCCGGACTGTCGCCAAGCCGGCGAAACCGGCATTCGAGCCGATCGCCAAGACGCCGGCACCTCAACCTCTCGCGGCTGCTTTTGTATCGCCGCACACGGACATTCCCGCCCCGATTCAGGCCGCCGCGCCTTTGGGGATCCCTGCCAGCGAAACAAAGGACGCCACGATGGACACGATCCAGAGCATCACCGAGAAGACCAAGGCCCTCTTCAGCGGCGCGAACACCGCCGAATTCAACGAGCAGGCCAAGGGCGCGATGGAGAAGTCGGCGAAGATGGCGGAAGATTTCGTCGCATTCGGCAAGGGCAACATCGAGGCGCTCGTCGAGTCGTCGAAGATCGCCGCGAAGAACGTCGAGGCGCTCGGCCAGGAAGCTGCCGACTACGCCAAGACCTCGTTCGAGAGCGCGACCGAAGCTGCCAAGACGCTCGCCGCCGCCAAGTCGCCGACCGAGTTCATGAAGCTCCAGGGCGATTATGCGCGCACCGCGTTCGACACGATGATCGCCGAGGGCTCGCGCTCGACCGAGCGGATGCTCAAGATGTTCGGCGAGTTCGCACAGCCGATCTCGAACCGCGTTGCGGTCGCGACCGACAAGATGAAGATCTCGGCCTAA
- the clpS gene encoding ATP-dependent Clp protease adapter ClpS: protein MAERRDDNGEDGHDGTGGGTGAGIATKTRAKTKQPTPYRVLMLNDDYTPMEFVVLCLQRFFRMDMEAATRVMLHVHQKGVGVCGTFSYEVAETKVSQVMDFAKQNQHPLQCTLEKA from the coding sequence ATGGCCGAGCGCCGCGACGATAATGGCGAGGACGGCCATGATGGCACCGGGGGCGGCACCGGCGCCGGTATCGCGACCAAGACGCGCGCGAAGACCAAACAGCCGACGCCGTACCGCGTACTGATGCTCAACGACGACTATACGCCGATGGAGTTCGTCGTGCTGTGTCTCCAGCGCTTCTTTCGCATGGACATGGAGGCCGCGACTCGCGTTATGCTGCATGTTCACCAGAAGGGCGTCGGGGTGTGTGGTACGTTTAGCTACGAGGTCGCGGAGACCAAGGTGTCGCAGGTGATGGATTTCGCCAAGCAGAACCAGCACCCGTTGCAGTGCACGCTGGAGAAGGCTTGA
- a CDS encoding Crp/Fnr family transcriptional regulator translates to MNEKAALARLEERPRDLRRGAVLVRENDPQAELFILQRGMAMSYVLLDDGSRQILRFLYAGDMLAVSALVYRDSPETVVALTDCTVCSFDRSAMTGLVTDHPRLSALIMVMNQMEKVALTDRLAALGRTSAKARIAALLLEMRNRLRMRDRAMGNSFTLGLTQEEIGDATGLTAVHVNRMLRQLEEDGLIRREMGRVTLLNEVQLAQAANYIDRFEGLDLRWLPPAR, encoded by the coding sequence ATGAACGAGAAGGCTGCGTTAGCGCGGTTGGAGGAGCGCCCGCGAGACTTGCGTCGCGGTGCCGTCCTCGTGCGCGAGAATGATCCGCAGGCCGAACTCTTCATCCTGCAGCGCGGCATGGCGATGAGCTATGTGCTGCTCGACGACGGCAGCCGCCAGATCCTCCGCTTCCTCTATGCCGGCGACATGCTGGCGGTCTCGGCGCTGGTCTACCGCGATTCGCCCGAGACGGTGGTCGCGCTGACCGACTGCACGGTGTGCTCATTCGATCGCTCGGCGATGACCGGGCTGGTCACCGATCATCCACGGCTGTCGGCGCTCATCATGGTCATGAACCAGATGGAGAAGGTCGCGCTCACCGACCGTCTCGCCGCCCTCGGCCGGACCTCGGCCAAGGCGCGGATCGCGGCGTTGCTGCTTGAGATGCGCAACCGACTGCGGATGCGCGACCGCGCGATGGGCAACAGCTTCACGCTTGGCCTGACGCAGGAGGAGATTGGCGACGCCACTGGGCTCACCGCGGTCCACGTCAACCGCATGCTGCGCCAGCTGGAAGAGGACGGCCTGATCCGCCGCGAAATGGGCCGCGTCACGCTGCTCAACGAGGTGCAATTGGCGCAAGCCGCGAACTACATCGATCGTTTCGAAGGGCTCGACCTGCGCTGGTTGCCGCCAGCGCGGTAA
- the murA gene encoding UDP-N-acetylglucosamine 1-carboxyvinyltransferase: MDRILIRGGNRLSGRLPISGAKNAALTLMPCALLTEEPLTLRNLPRLADVDGFGHLLNQLGASTAIQGTRPEDFGRVMTIRAGNLTSTEAPYDIVRKMRASILVLGPLLGRGGEATVSLPGGCAIGNRPIDLHLRALEAIGAELEMAAGYVKAIAPGGRLPGGRFRFPIVSVGATENVVMAAVLAKGTSVIENAAREPEIVDLCNCLFAMGASIDGIGTETLTIEGRDRLHGATYAVMPDRIEAGSYACAAAITGGDLELVGVDVADMGATFDALVQAGVSVTPTKDGVRVASDGVLKPLTLSTAPYPGFATDMQAQFMAMLCKADGASVLTETIFENRYMHVPELARMGADIQVRGRTAVVRGVDKLVGAQVMATDLRASMSLILAGLAADGETSVGRVYHLDRGYERLEEKLSAVGADIERASDG, from the coding sequence ATGGACCGTATTCTCATTCGCGGCGGCAATCGCCTGTCCGGGCGCTTGCCCATCTCCGGCGCGAAGAACGCCGCGCTCACGCTGATGCCGTGCGCGCTGTTGACCGAAGAGCCGCTGACGCTGCGCAATTTACCGCGGCTGGCGGATGTCGACGGCTTCGGCCACCTGCTCAACCAGCTCGGCGCGTCGACCGCGATCCAAGGGACGCGGCCCGAGGATTTCGGCCGGGTGATGACGATCCGCGCGGGTAACCTGACCTCGACCGAGGCGCCCTACGACATCGTGCGGAAGATGCGCGCGTCGATCCTGGTGCTCGGGCCGCTGCTCGGGCGCGGTGGCGAGGCGACGGTGTCGCTGCCGGGCGGCTGTGCGATCGGCAATCGCCCGATCGACCTCCACCTGCGCGCACTTGAGGCGATCGGTGCCGAGCTCGAGATGGCGGCGGGTTATGTGAAGGCGATCGCGCCGGGCGGACGTCTGCCGGGCGGCCGCTTCCGCTTCCCGATCGTGTCGGTCGGCGCGACCGAGAACGTCGTGATGGCGGCGGTACTGGCCAAGGGCACGAGCGTGATCGAGAACGCCGCGCGCGAGCCGGAGATCGTCGACCTCTGCAACTGCCTCTTCGCGATGGGCGCGTCGATCGACGGGATCGGCACCGAGACGCTGACGATCGAAGGCCGCGACCGGCTCCACGGCGCGACCTATGCGGTGATGCCCGACCGGATCGAGGCGGGCAGCTATGCGTGCGCGGCGGCGATCACCGGCGGCGACTTGGAACTGGTCGGCGTGGATGTCGCCGACATGGGCGCGACCTTCGATGCGCTGGTCCAGGCGGGCGTGTCGGTGACGCCGACCAAGGACGGCGTGCGCGTCGCGTCCGACGGCGTGCTGAAGCCGCTGACGCTGTCGACCGCGCCATACCCCGGGTTTGCGACGGACATGCAGGCGCAGTTCATGGCGATGCTGTGCAAGGCGGACGGCGCGAGCGTGCTGACCGAGACGATCTTCGAGAACCGCTACATGCACGTGCCGGAACTGGCGCGGATGGGCGCGGATATCCAGGTGCGCGGGCGGACCGCGGTGGTGCGCGGCGTCGACAAGCTGGTCGGCGCGCAGGTGATGGCGACCGACTTGCGGGCTTCGATGAGCTTGATCCTGGCGGGGCTTGCGGCGGATGGCGAGACGTCTGTGGGTCGGGTGTATCACCTGGATCGTGGGTATGAGCGGTTGGAGGAGAAGCTGAGCGCGGTTGGCGCGGATATCGAGCGTGCTAGCGACGGGTGA
- the phbB gene encoding acetoacetyl-CoA reductase, with protein MARVAIVTGGTRGIGEAISLALQDMGLTVAATYAGNDDRAREFTERTGIKAYKWDVADYDACQAGCAQVAADLGDVDIVVNNAGITRDGTILKMTYQDWKEVMDTNLGGCFNMAKAVFPGMRTRKWGRIVNIGSINGQAGQYGQVNYAAAKSGIHGFTKALAQEGARAGVTVNAIAPGYIDTDMVAAVPADVLEKIVAKIPVGRLGQATEIARGVAFLCSEEGGFVTGSTLSINGGQHMY; from the coding sequence ATGGCACGCGTCGCAATTGTAACCGGTGGTACGCGCGGAATCGGCGAAGCGATCAGTCTCGCATTGCAGGACATGGGCCTGACCGTAGCGGCAACGTATGCCGGCAACGATGACCGCGCGCGCGAGTTCACCGAGCGCACCGGGATCAAGGCGTACAAGTGGGACGTCGCCGACTATGATGCGTGCCAGGCCGGCTGTGCGCAGGTCGCCGCCGATCTGGGCGATGTCGATATCGTCGTGAACAACGCCGGCATCACCCGCGACGGCACGATCCTGAAGATGACGTACCAGGATTGGAAAGAGGTGATGGACACCAATCTCGGCGGGTGTTTCAACATGGCCAAGGCGGTGTTCCCCGGCATGCGTACACGCAAATGGGGACGGATCGTCAATATCGGCTCGATCAATGGGCAGGCCGGGCAATACGGCCAGGTGAACTATGCTGCGGCCAAGTCCGGCATCCACGGCTTCACGAAGGCCTTGGCGCAGGAAGGCGCGCGGGCGGGCGTGACGGTAAACGCGATCGCACCGGGGTATATCGATACGGACATGGTGGCGGCGGTGCCGGCCGACGTGCTGGAGAAGATCGTGGCGAAGATCCCAGTCGGGCGGCTTGGCCAAGCTACCGAGATCGCGCGCGGGGTGGCGTTCCTGTGTTCGGAAGAGGGCGGATTCGTCACCGGCTCGACGTTGAGCATCAATGGCGGTCAGCACATGTACTGA
- the hemH gene encoding ferrochelatase — protein MTLPPDHPPIPKPKIGVLLMNLGTPDGPDAKSVKRYLGEFLSDSRVVEIPQIAWQPILRGIILNTRPKKSAHAYSQVWREDGSPLAAITRLQAAALKDSFGPEVLVDWAMRYGNPSISDRLTAMKAAGCERILLAPLYPQYCAATTATANDKAFKHLAGLRWQPAIRTLPPYYDDTRYIEALKDSLEEGLSALDFTPDAIVASFHGMPKRTLQQGDPYHCHCQKTARLLGERMGRELTIAFQSRFGPQKWLGPATDETLVALAKAGKTKVAIFAPGFSADCLETLEELSIRGRESFEEAGGTHFAYLPCLNDSPVGVEMLRSILARELEGWVRAG, from the coding sequence ATGACCCTGCCCCCCGATCATCCCCCGATTCCGAAACCCAAGATCGGCGTTCTGCTGATGAACCTCGGCACCCCCGATGGCCCCGATGCGAAATCGGTGAAGCGCTATCTCGGCGAGTTCCTGTCCGATTCGCGCGTCGTCGAGATCCCGCAGATCGCGTGGCAGCCGATCCTGCGCGGCATCATCCTCAACACCCGCCCGAAAAAGTCCGCCCACGCCTATTCGCAAGTCTGGCGCGAGGACGGTTCGCCGCTTGCCGCGATCACGCGGTTGCAGGCGGCCGCGCTGAAGGATTCGTTCGGGCCGGAAGTGCTGGTCGACTGGGCGATGCGCTACGGCAATCCGTCGATCTCGGACCGGCTGACCGCGATGAAGGCGGCGGGCTGCGAACGCATCCTGCTCGCGCCGCTCTACCCGCAATATTGCGCAGCAACGACCGCGACCGCGAACGACAAGGCGTTCAAGCATCTCGCCGGTCTGCGCTGGCAGCCGGCGATCCGCACGCTGCCGCCTTACTATGACGACACGCGCTATATCGAGGCGCTGAAGGACTCGCTCGAAGAGGGGCTGTCGGCGCTCGACTTTACCCCCGACGCGATCGTGGCCAGCTTCCACGGGATGCCGAAACGGACGTTGCAGCAGGGCGATCCGTATCACTGCCACTGCCAGAAGACCGCGCGGTTGCTCGGCGAGCGGATGGGCCGCGAGCTGACGATCGCGTTCCAGTCGCGGTTCGGGCCGCAGAAGTGGCTCGGGCCGGCGACCGACGAGACGCTCGTCGCGCTCGCCAAGGCGGGCAAGACCAAGGTAGCGATCTTCGCGCCGGGCTTCTCCGCCGATTGCCTGGAGACGCTAGAGGAACTGTCGATCCGCGGTCGCGAGAGCTTCGAAGAGGCTGGCGGCACCCACTTCGCCTATCTCCCCTGCCTCAACGACAGCCCGGTCGGCGTGGAAATGTTGCGCAGCATTTTGGCGCGCGAGCTTGAAGGATGGGTGCGGGCTGGTTAG